Proteins from a genomic interval of Euleptes europaea isolate rEulEur1 chromosome 18, rEulEur1.hap1, whole genome shotgun sequence:
- the HSPBP1 gene encoding hsp70-binding protein 1, which produces MAEGGADGNQPPREPPHSLQGLLQMVVTAGNAEPAPLEPMTDERRQWLQEVMVETFGGQQDEVEQMKACLRVLEAATPGTGSQESLEEAHSDRANREEALDVLAELCENLDNAADFCKLEGMRLLAHRYLEHEEKELCWRAAHLVGTCAQNVPKVQEQALALGCMRKLLRLLDHDPSEAVRIKALFAISCLVRAQEAGLLQFLRLDGFSVLMRAMQSNVQKLQVKSAFLLQSLLVDHPEQKETLCSMGMVQQLVALIRSEHSTFHEHVLGALCSLVADFPQGVQECQQPELALEELLMERCQLLKEQEAFQEELDFCKTLLRLCFQGQPDENSMDR; this is translated from the exons ATGGCTGAAGGGGGCGCTGACGGGAACCAGCCACCGCGGGAACCTCCCCACAGCCTTCAGGGCTTGCTGCAGATGGTGGTCACGGCGGGGAATGCTGAGCCCGCCCCGTTAGAGCCCATGACTGATGAG CGGAGGCAGTGGTTGCAGGAAGTGATGGTGGAGACGTTCGGGGGGCAGCAGGACGAGGTAGAGCAGATGAAGGCATGTTTGCGGGTCCTGGAGGCAGCGACCCCTGGAACAGGAAGCCAAGAGAGCCTGGAAGAAGCCCATTCAGATCGGGCGAACAGAGAAGAGGCGTTGGATGTTCTGGCAGAATTGTGTGAAAACTTGGATAATGCTGCGG ATTTCTGCAAACTGGAAGGCATGCGGCTTCTGGCCCACCGCTACTTGGAGCACGAGGAGAAGGAGCTGTGCTGGCGAGCGGCCCACCTGGTGGGCACCTGCGCCCAGAACGTGCCCAAGGTCCAGGAGCAGGCCTTGGCACTAGGCTGCATGAGGAAGCTGCTGCGGCTGCTGGACCACGATCCCAGCGAGGCCGTCCGGATTAAAGCGCTCTTCGCCATATCCT GCTTGGTGAGAGCCCAGGAAGCCGGCCTGCTTCAGTTCCTGCGTCTGGACGGGTTCTCGGTTCTCATGAGGGCCATGCAGAGCAATGTGCAGAAACTACAAGTGAAATCAGCCTTCCTGTTGCAGAGCCTTCTGGTCGATCACCCGGAGCAGAAAG aaactcTTTGTTCGATGGGAATGGTCCAGCAGCTAGTGGCCCTGATCCGGTCGGAACACAGCACTTTCCACGAACACGTCTTGGGAGCCTTGTGCAG CCTGGTGGCAGATTTTCCTCAGGGGGTCCAAGAGTGTCAACAGCCAGAACTGGCACTTGAAGAGCTGTTAATGGAGCGGTGCCAGCTACTGAAGGAACAGGAAGCGTTTCAG GAGGAGCTTGATTTCTGTAAGACTTTACTACGCCTTTGCTTCCAAGGCCAACCTGACGAAAACAGCATGGACCGGTAA